One genomic region from Capra hircus breed San Clemente chromosome 18, ASM170441v1, whole genome shotgun sequence encodes:
- the APOC2 gene encoding apolipoprotein C-II isoform X2 — protein sequence MGTRYFLVGFLILLVLGFEAQGAHVPQQDEASSPALLTKMQKSLLGYWDTAKAAAHKLYKKTYLPTVDEKIRDIYSKSTAAVTTYAGIITDQVFSILSGED from the exons ATGGGCACGAGATACTTCCTGGTCGGGTTTCTCATCCTCCTGGTGTTGGGATTCG AGGCCCAAGGGGCCCATGTTCCCCAGCAAGACGAGgcctccagccctgccctgctcACCAAGATGCAGAAGTCACTCCTAGGTTACTGGGATACAGCCAAGGCAGCCGCCCACAAGCTGTACAAGAAGACATACCTGCCCACCGTGGATGAGAAAATCAG GGACATATACAGCAAAAGCACGGCAGCTGTGACCACCTATGCAGGGATTATTACTGACCAGGTCTTTTCCATACTGTCAGGAGAAGATTAA
- the APOC4 gene encoding apolipoprotein C-IV, protein MSFPGCRPQALASLSFCVLVLACVVACQQEEPEGTLSPLPAPASTSQSQVPGKVKEQKEPERTLSPPPAPARSSWSLVPGKVKEWVEPLVNRTREKWKWFWGPTAFRGFMETYYDDHLKGLGSRAQAWLRSSKDSLLNKAHSLCPQLLCRPSDQN, encoded by the exons ATGTCGTTCCCTGGATGCAGGCCCCAGGCCctggcctccctctccttctgcgTTCTGGTCCTGGCCTGTGTCGTGG CATGCCAGCAAGAAGAGCCTGAGGGGACCCTGAGCCCCCTGCCAGCACCAGCCAGTACTTCCCAGAGCCAGGTTCCAGGCAAGGTGAAGGAGCAAAAAGAGCCGGAGAGGACCCTGAGCCCCCCGCCAGCACCAGCCAGGAGTTCCTGGAGCCTGGTTCCAGGCAAGGTGAAGGAGTGGGTGGAGCCGCTGGTGAACAGGACCAGAGAGAAGTGGAAGTGGTTCTG gGGCCCCACGGCCTTCCGGGGCTTCATGGAGACCTACTACGATGACCATCTGAAGGGCCTGGGCTCTCGTGCCCAGGCCTGGCTGCGAAGTTCCAAGGATAGCCTCCTGAACAAGGCCCACAGTCTGTGTCCCCAGCTGCTCTGCAGGCCTAGCGACCAAAATTAA
- the APOC2 gene encoding apolipoprotein C-II isoform X1 — MGTRYFLVGFLILLVLGFAGPSATLTHSPPAEAQGAHVPQQDEASSPALLTKMQKSLLGYWDTAKAAAHKLYKKTYLPTVDEKIRDIYSKSTAAVTTYAGIITDQVFSILSGED; from the exons ATGGGCACGAGATACTTCCTGGTCGGGTTTCTCATCCTCCTGGTGTTGGGATTCG CAGGCCCCTCAGCTACCCTAACGCACTCTCCTCCTGCAGAGGCCCAAGGGGCCCATGTTCCCCAGCAAGACGAGgcctccagccctgccctgctcACCAAGATGCAGAAGTCACTCCTAGGTTACTGGGATACAGCCAAGGCAGCCGCCCACAAGCTGTACAAGAAGACATACCTGCCCACCGTGGATGAGAAAATCAG GGACATATACAGCAAAAGCACGGCAGCTGTGACCACCTATGCAGGGATTATTACTGACCAGGTCTTTTCCATACTGTCAGGAGAAGATTAA
- the APOE gene encoding apolipoprotein E, with translation MKVLWVALVVALLAGCQADMEGELGSEEPLPPEQPRGQDSQPWEQVLGRLWDYLRWVQTLSDQVQEELLNTQVIQELTVLMEETMKEVKAYREELEGQLAPMAQETQARVSKELQAAQARLGSDMEDLRNRLAQYRSEVQAMLGQSTEELRARMASHLRKLRKRLLRDADDLKKRLAVYQAGASEGAERSVSAIRERLRPLVEQGQSRAATLSTQAAQPLLDRAEAWRQKLHGRLEEVGVRAQDRLDKMRQQLEEVRAKVEEQGSQIRLQAEAFQARLRSWFEPLVGDMQRQWAGLVEKVQLALHLSPTSPPSENH, from the exons ATGAAGGTTCTGTGGGTTGCCCTGGTGGTCGCGCTTCTGGCAG GATGCCAGGCGGATATGGAGGGAGAGCTGGGGTCCGAGGAGCCCCTGCCTCCGGAGCAGCCCCGGGGGCAGGACAGCCAACCTTGGGAGCAGGTGCTGGGCCGCCTCTGGGATTACCTGCGCTGGGTGCAGACGCTCTCTGACCAGGTGCAGGAGGAGCTGCTCAACACCCAGGTCATTCAGGAACTGAC GGTGCTGATGGAGGAGACCATGAAGGAGGTGAAGGCCTACAGGGAGGAGCTGGAGGGACAGCTAGCCCCCATGGCCCAGGAGACACAGGCCCGCGTGTCCAAGGAGCTGCAGGCAGCCCAGGCCCGGCTGGGCTCCGACATGGAGGACTTGCGGAACCGCCTGGCACAGTACCGAAGCGAGGTGCAGGCCATGCTCGGCCAGTCCACCGAGGAGCTGCGGGCCCGCATGGCCTCCCACCTGCGCAAGCTGCGCAAGCGCCTGCTCCGCGACGCCGATGACCTGAAGAAGCGCCTGGCCGTCTACCAAGCTGGGGCCAGCGAGGGCGCTGAGCGCAGTGTGAGCGCCATCCGCGAGCGCCTCAGGCCCCTGGTGGAGCAGGGCCAATCGCGGGCCGCCACCCTGAGTACCCAGGCCGCCCAGCCGCTGCTGGACCGCGCCGAGGCCTGGCGCCAGAAGCTGCACGGGCGCCTGGAGGAGGTGGGCGTCCGGGCCCAGGACCGCCTGGACAAGATGCGCCAGCAGCTCGAGGAGGTGCGCGCCAAGGTCGAGGAGCAGGGCAGCCAGATACGCCTGCAGGCCGAGGCCTTCCAGGCCCGCCTCAGGAGCTGGTTCGAGCCCCTGGTGGGAGACATGCAGCGCCAGTGGGCCGGCTTGGTCGAGAAGGTGCAGTTGGCTCTGCACCTCAGCCCCACCTCTCCGCCCAGCGAGAATCATTGA